The Elgaria multicarinata webbii isolate HBS135686 ecotype San Diego chromosome 7, rElgMul1.1.pri, whole genome shotgun sequence nucleotide sequence gtaaggcttattattaGAGATCTACCTGAatgattttgcttattttttcttttaaactgaagtttgagcagtgtagacatgcagaaaattttgaaagtttgaaaaagttaaaAGCTTGAGCTTTAGCCCTCcacgccaaacaggcagggcagcctctCTGCTGGCAGGATGTCGGACAGCCCTGTTTGGCCTATCAGTGGGGTGCAAAGGCATCAGGCACAGCTGTGCAATTAGGATGTTGCTACCAACAGGgagggtggagggaatggaagcaGCCAATTGGGGCATGCAAGGGAGGGGCCAGGGCAGgccatgcaaatttcagaggggagattcactatgcatgagtcaTATTTGTATTATTCATGAGCCACTCTACAGTGAGGACTAAgggccaaaaagcaggaaaggagcaggactattaACACCCATgacaacatgggctttacacgaGTTTATTTAAGAATTGGGAAGActatctttctccctcttttttttttaaacttactgcCTCTTTGTAATGGAAAACTCTTGTGTAACATATTTACACAAGGACACCACGTGGAACCACACGGTAGAGGGGCTGGATGATATGTGTCTGTGCCTGAAGGTATGGAAAGGAAATGTTTGGTTTTGAAGTAATGATTTCAAGTTCTAGGTTGAGATGGCATCTCCTCATAGAAATAAGTCTCTGGCTCAATCTTCACATAAAACTGGGGAACCAGGAAGATCTCATGCACAAGCTCCATTGGAATTAATAGAAAGGAACAGAGTGCACTGTGGGGTTTTTTACCCTTGATCTCCAGTATAAAACAACTCATAATTTAGATAGCAGAATGGTTATGTGAAATTAATTCAACTGTCTTCTAGTATCAACTGTATCAAAATCATGTAATTGTTATTTAGAAGCATGACACCATGCTAAAATATTTCAAGCAACTTAGTGTGAATTCTACCTATTACTTGCTACAGGGAAAATCTCTACTTATCCCCATCTCCTGGCTTTGGAGATACTAGATGTTTTGATGTTTTGCGATGTTTACTAGTTTCCATCCTAAACATTTCTCCCATCGGCTGCAAACTTTATTCATTAATTGCTCCCACGATAATGTTTAGGCTGCTAGCTTTCATTTCTAGGATCACATACACTGGAGAATTAATTGTATTTCCCTCAGTAGTAATGTAGTAAGTGATATAGATTGCTTACAGAACCAGTACAGGTCATGACATAATAGCAAATCACTTTAAGAAATGATCAAGCTTTCTTCCTAAAGAACGAGTTTAGCTTCTTCTTGTTAGCATTTAAGTAACGTTCCCCCTTTTTCATACAAGATACTAAACAAGAGTTAAAAGTGTCATTGAACTTCACAAGAGCATCACATCACACAAAGTCAATCCTCTTTAAATTAACATTATTGAAGTCTGACAGATGAGAAAAGATAACCTCAAAATGCAGTTGTCCCGGTATTAATCTGCTTTCAactaaataaaaggaaatatctCAATCGCAGTTCGTTTTTCTAGCCTAAAGGAAACCTCAGCATTGCAAGGACATAAATTTCTTTGGAAAATACATTCATTGCACAGTCAATATAAAGTCAACGTACTTGCTTTCAGGAAAACTTTATTGCAACTGTATTCCAGTCCAGATTTGTGCAGTGAAAGCCACTCATCAGAAAAATTAAATGCTACAACCGTGGCTTGGCCACCGGATCTGTCCCAAATGAAGTGTGAGCTCACGGGTTCTGATTCTTATCTCTGAGATAGCCAAAGAGTGCATCCAATCCTCCATCTATAATCTGTGGCAGTGGTTTGGACAAAGGGTTGTGTGAAATATGGAGTCCCTTATCCATTGGATTCCAAGCAATTTTTGGCAACCGATGCAGCAAATAGAGTTCATCTGGGAGAGTTTGAATAGAATTGTAATCGACGTTTAGCAGTTCAAGGGCAGCGACGGAGCAGATAGACCTTGGCAAAGAACGAAGCTTGTTACTGTCGGCAATGAAGATCTGCAAGTTGACTAGAAATTGGATACTCTCTCCAATGTTTTCGAGTTTGTTGCAGCCTACATGTAAAAAGTCTAAATTCCTCAATGCAAAAACACTTAGGGGAATGTAAACAAACCGATTGTTGCTGAGATTCAGCTTTCTTAGGTTTATCAGTTCTGTGATGCTTGATGGGAGATGGGAGATACAGTTGTGGGAGAGGCTCAAAACTTCCAGCTTCTTGCAGTGTCCAATTTCTGTTGGTACTTCAGTCAAGCAATTCATATTGACAAATAAAACCTTCAGGTTCCTGAGCAGCCCAATCTCTTTAGGCAGAGATCTCATGCGATTTCCACATAGGTTCAGCACCACCAGTCTGTCAAGTTTCCCCAAAGCCGGAGGAAGGACAACCAGCTGGTTGTGGGAAAGGTTCAGTTTCTGGACCTGTGGCAATCCCCATAAAAAGTCAGGAGTCCTTGTCATCCCCTTCATGATGAGGCTCAAGCTGACATACTGTAGCCCACGCTTTAAGAGTGCTCTTGGGTCCTTCCCAGCGAGAAGAGCTTCTTCCCACAGAGGTAACTTCTGACTTCTCTTCAGCAGCATCATGCTTTTCTTCCCTTGGCCCTTGGAGTTCTCGCCACCCATAAAACCTCCAGCTTTGCTGCGCCTGCCGACCAATGTTTTGTGCCGTTGCTGTCTACAGCTAACACCTGGCAAAAGGTTTCAGCTTTCAGAAGATTCAGAAAACAAGATCAAGCCAAGAAGATGTGCAAAGACTTTGAAGAGCACCTTTCCTCTCAACGAGCCTGTGCAGCTGCCGAGAGGAGTCTCGCTTTTCCAGGATGGGGCTCTAAGATGTTTTCCTTGGTGCTACATGCTGTAATGACACACTTGCTACCAACACTTCTGAGCAAACCTGCTCCATTCAAGCTGAATACCACAAGGCAGCTGTCACTGTCATTTTGTCTGGGGCTTTATTGGAGAGATACGCATCCCCATTGCAAAGAGGTCACCGCAATGCTGTATATAACTTTACCATGTCAGCTTTCTTGGATATCTAGTGCATGAGGTAGCAGCAGCAGGACAATTAGGAAAAGTAACTATAAAAAACATGGACAGAGGAcgaccccctccctcccatctccCAGTAATGTTTATTCAGCTGAGGAACAACTTTCATATTAACTTCAATGTTAACAGCTCCAACTTTTTAAGAGCTTGAATTCTTCACATAAACGTTCTTTTTgggttctgttttttaaaaaataaatgaacattatGCAAAATTTGCAAAGATTTTTGAATAAAAGGCTTACAGGAAGCCATTAGGGAACAATCTATATTTTCCACAACTAAACTAGATTGAACTGATTTAGGAGTGTTGTCTCCTTAACTCATATTTGTAGCTGAGATTTCGAGATGGCTGAGCTTACTCCAACTCACCTCCTtcagaaaaattcagaaagaatTTGGATCAATATCTGGGCCAGTCTGAAGCTAGGAAaatgacacacacccctttcacaccagtggaaactggtggctctgatgccagtagggttttagtcagaacaaatcagaattctaaaggggAATTTAGTGCTTTGCACATTGGATGGCTCCTttgtggttctgactgaaacccggagcagattcactggccCACTGAAATGAGAGCCACCATCTTCTACTGCCACACCATTCCTCCTCATCTCCCAAGCACcctcgccccccgccccccgcgtcAGCCTAACATTACCAGAACATACTCTTCCCTTCATTTTACATACTGGCCTGGCTGTGGTGGGGTCAGCCCTGATCTacgggagagggaaggaggagaatcTGTCCCTTCTCTTTCCTCTCCATTAACCTGGTGTGCCATTAGGACCAAAGGGACCGTGCTTTTCTTTCTGGATGGAGAGAGTGAGCTAGCAAAGGCAAAGACCCTCACATGCCACCACTGCCAATATGGCAAGTCAAGAGaaaggggttgggggaggctggtgtgCTACGTGTAGTAGGAACATTGGCAGGGAATGAGGACTGAAACCAGGATACTTCTTCTGCAGGTTGGATTTGGAAAGCTCATCTCTCCCTTGTGGTAGGCTTTTACAAGCCCATGAAGTTCTCTTCTGAGCCTGAGGTTGGAGAACGCTATTGGCTCTCTACTGAAATTGTTAATAAGGATGTCAACTGGGGTGCCTAAGTGGAGATGTTGGAAGAATTcctgggcggggcgggggtgtgGAAGTAGGCATGAATGTAAGAATGGCACTTCCTTCATTTTCAGATACTTACAACACCCAGTCCTGCCAAGATACTTTAAAACACTTCTGCCAACAC carries:
- the LRRC30 gene encoding leucine-rich repeat-containing protein 30, translated to MGGENSKGQGKKSMMLLKRSQKLPLWEEALLAGKDPRALLKRGLQYVSLSLIMKGMTRTPDFLWGLPQVQKLNLSHNQLVVLPPALGKLDRLVVLNLCGNRMRSLPKEIGLLRNLKVLFVNMNCLTEVPTEIGHCKKLEVLSLSHNCISHLPSSITELINLRKLNLSNNRFVYIPLSVFALRNLDFLHVGCNKLENIGESIQFLVNLQIFIADSNKLRSLPRSICSVAALELLNVDYNSIQTLPDELYLLHRLPKIAWNPMDKGLHISHNPLSKPLPQIIDGGLDALFGYLRDKNQNP